From one Simplicispira suum genomic stretch:
- a CDS encoding fumarylacetoacetate hydrolase family protein yields the protein MKLATLKDGSRDGQLVVVSRDLAQAHYATGIANRLQQVLEDWGFFAPQLQDLSDALNAGRTHHAFPLDPQQCLAPLPRAYQCLQRAESLSEETAARAGMPDMVQLAGDAMLGACADIAAGSTAMEMDFGAGLAVITGDIAAASTPAQALDGVRLVMLANTLSLRALEARERAAGLGPLLSRPATAFSPVAVTLDELGAAWDGGRVALALQVGLNGRKFGLCDGVAGMPWGFGELIAHAACTRPVRAGSIVCSGPLATAAGPLAQGRAESARGFSSMQAKRRAEAQEAGQASTGYLQPGDVLRMEMKGSSGASLFGAIEQAVAEAAPWPQ from the coding sequence ATGAAGCTCGCTACGTTGAAGGACGGTTCGCGCGACGGCCAGTTGGTCGTCGTCTCGCGCGATCTCGCCCAGGCCCATTACGCCACCGGCATCGCCAACCGCCTGCAGCAGGTGCTGGAAGACTGGGGATTTTTCGCCCCGCAACTACAGGACCTGTCGGACGCGCTGAACGCCGGCCGCACCCACCACGCCTTTCCCTTGGATCCGCAGCAGTGCCTGGCGCCGCTGCCGCGTGCTTACCAGTGCCTGCAGCGTGCCGAGTCATTGAGTGAAGAGACTGCGGCACGCGCCGGCATGCCCGACATGGTTCAGCTTGCCGGCGACGCAATGCTGGGCGCCTGCGCCGATATCGCTGCTGGCAGCACGGCCATGGAGATGGATTTCGGCGCTGGCCTGGCGGTCATCACCGGCGACATTGCCGCTGCCAGCACGCCGGCCCAGGCACTCGATGGCGTGCGCCTTGTGATGCTGGCCAATACCCTCAGCCTGCGGGCGCTGGAAGCGCGCGAACGCGCCGCAGGCCTGGGGCCGCTTCTCAGCCGGCCGGCGACGGCTTTCAGTCCGGTGGCAGTGACACTGGACGAACTCGGCGCCGCCTGGGACGGCGGGCGTGTCGCGCTGGCGCTGCAGGTCGGGCTGAACGGCCGCAAGTTCGGTCTGTGCGACGGCGTGGCTGGCATGCCCTGGGGGTTTGGCGAGCTTATCGCCCACGCCGCCTGCACGCGCCCGGTGCGCGCCGGCAGCATCGTCTGCAGCGGCCCCTTGGCCACAGCCGCTGGGCCGCTCGCCCAGGGCCGCGCGGAGTCGGCGCGCGGCTTCAGCAGCATGCAAGCCAAGCGCCGGGCCGAAGCGCAGGAGGCGGGGCAAGCCAGCACCGGCTACCTGCAACCGGGCGACGTGCTGCGCATGGAGATGAAAGGCAGCAGTGGTGCCAGCCTGTTTGGCGCCATTGAACAGGCCGTGGCCGAAGCCGCGCCATGGCCGCAATGA